The following coding sequences are from one Mesorhizobium onobrychidis window:
- the trpB gene encoding tryptophan synthase subunit beta, with protein sequence MNKPAIPNSFRTGPDEQGMFGIFGGRFVAETLMPLILDLERHWNEVKDDPDFKAELTDLSTHYAGRPSKLYFAEGLTRHLREVSSAKGLGGGAKVYFKREDLNHTGSHKINNCLGQILLAKRMGKKRIIAETGAGQHGVASATVAARFGFPCVVYMGATDVARQSPNVFRMKLLGAEVRPVTAGHGTLKDAMNEALRDWVTNVEDTYYLIGTAAGPHPYPELVRDFQSVIGIEARAQILEQEGRLPDTIIACVGGGSNAIGLFHPFLDDKDVRIIGIEAGGRGLDGIEHCASMNAGAPGVLHGNRTYLLQNADGQIMDGHSISAGLDYPGVGPEHSWLRDSGRVDYVPILDDEALEAFQLTTRVEGIIPALESAHAIAHAVKIVPTMDKDQIVIVNLSGRGDKDVHTVANMLGMEI encoded by the coding sequence ATGAACAAGCCGGCGATACCCAATTCCTTCCGCACCGGACCCGACGAGCAGGGCATGTTCGGCATCTTCGGAGGTCGTTTCGTTGCCGAAACGTTGATGCCGTTGATCCTCGACCTGGAACGGCACTGGAACGAGGTCAAGGACGACCCGGATTTCAAGGCCGAGCTGACGGATCTCTCGACCCACTACGCCGGGCGGCCGTCGAAGCTTTATTTCGCCGAAGGACTGACCAGACATCTTCGTGAGGTTTCCTCGGCGAAGGGCCTCGGGGGCGGCGCGAAGGTCTATTTCAAGCGCGAGGATTTGAACCACACCGGCTCGCACAAGATCAACAACTGTCTCGGCCAGATCCTGCTGGCCAAGCGCATGGGCAAGAAGCGTATCATCGCCGAGACCGGGGCCGGCCAGCACGGCGTGGCGTCGGCAACGGTGGCGGCGCGTTTCGGCTTTCCGTGCGTTGTCTATATGGGCGCTACCGACGTCGCCCGGCAAAGCCCGAACGTCTTCCGGATGAAGCTGCTCGGCGCCGAGGTGCGGCCGGTGACCGCAGGCCACGGCACGCTGAAGGACGCCATGAACGAAGCTCTTCGGGACTGGGTGACCAATGTCGAGGACACCTATTACCTGATCGGCACCGCCGCCGGCCCGCACCCCTATCCGGAGCTGGTGCGCGACTTCCAGTCGGTGATCGGCATCGAGGCGCGCGCCCAGATCCTCGAGCAGGAAGGCCGGCTGCCGGACACGATCATCGCCTGCGTCGGCGGCGGCTCGAACGCCATCGGCCTATTCCATCCCTTCCTTGACGACAAAGACGTTCGTATCATCGGCATCGAGGCCGGCGGCCGTGGCCTCGACGGCATCGAGCATTGCGCCTCGATGAATGCCGGCGCGCCCGGCGTTCTGCACGGCAACCGCACCTATCTCCTGCAGAATGCCGACGGGCAGATCATGGACGGGCATTCGATCTCGGCCGGTCTCGACTATCCGGGCGTCGGGCCGGAGCATTCCTGGCTGCGCGACAGTGGCCGCGTCGACTATGTGCCAATCCTCGATGACGAGGCGCTCGAGGCGTTCCAGCTGACGACGCGCGTCGAAGGCATCATTCCGGCGCTCGAATCCGCCCATGCCATCGCCCATGCGGTGAAGATCGTGCCGACCATGGACAAGGACCAGATCGTCATCGTCAACCTGTCCGGCCGCGGCGACAAGGACGTGCATACGGTGGCCAATATGCTGGGCATGGAGATCTGA
- a CDS encoding M48 family metallopeptidase: protein MSFGFFRNLTKPRPAPVVEREHCVAGRTLPLKIVESDRARRLTLRIDSGGRGLRITVPPGLRRGEVEKFLDRHQDWLEQRLAKVPNRPQVRPGIKIPVRGLPHRIVHEPSKRGTVTLSHDERGPLMIVHGDRVHLPRRIADFLKREAKREIEALVVKHTGAVGKRAKAIRFKDTSSRWGSCTSDGNLSFSWRIMMAPRPVINYLVAHEVAHLKEMNHGPKFWKLCEQLCPDTERCKDWLKRNGGALQAIVFE, encoded by the coding sequence ATGTCATTCGGCTTCTTCCGCAACCTGACCAAACCCAGGCCCGCTCCCGTCGTGGAGCGAGAGCATTGTGTCGCCGGCCGCACGCTGCCGCTCAAGATCGTCGAGAGCGACCGGGCACGGCGCCTGACGCTGCGCATCGATTCCGGCGGCCGTGGCCTGCGCATCACGGTGCCGCCGGGCCTGCGGCGGGGCGAGGTGGAAAAATTCCTCGACCGCCATCAGGACTGGCTGGAGCAGCGGCTGGCCAAGGTGCCCAACCGCCCGCAGGTGCGGCCCGGCATCAAGATACCGGTGCGCGGCTTGCCGCATCGCATCGTTCATGAACCTTCGAAGCGCGGGACCGTCACGCTGTCGCACGACGAACGCGGTCCGCTGATGATCGTGCATGGCGATCGGGTGCATCTGCCGCGCCGCATCGCCGATTTCCTCAAACGCGAAGCCAAGCGCGAGATCGAGGCGCTGGTGGTCAAGCATACCGGGGCGGTCGGCAAGCGCGCCAAGGCAATCCGCTTCAAGGACACGTCGAGCCGCTGGGGATCATGCACGTCGGACGGCAACCTATCGTTCTCCTGGCGCATCATGATGGCGCCGCGACCGGTCATAAACTACCTCGTCGCGCATGAGGTGGCGCATCTCAAGGAGATGAACCATGGCCCGAAATTCTGGAAATTGTGCGAGCAGCTCTGCCCCGACACCGAGCGCTGCAAGGACTGGCTCAAGCGCAATGGCGGCGCGCTGCAGGCGATCGTGTTCGAGTAG
- a CDS encoding phosphoribosylanthranilate isomerase translates to MALDIKICGLKTDKALAAALAGGASHVGFIFFAKSPRYVEPAEAGRLREAATGKAKAVAVTVDAGDAFLDEIVEKMRPDMLQLHGSETPERVAQLKARYGLPVMKALPVSEAADLERIRPFVGIADRFLFDAKPPKGSELPGGNGIAFDWRVLAGLDAGVDYMLSGGLNAANIGDALRLANPPGLDISSGVESAPGVKDPALIEQFFRAVRAARDNRAA, encoded by the coding sequence ATGGCGCTCGACATCAAGATATGCGGACTGAAGACCGACAAGGCATTGGCCGCGGCATTGGCCGGCGGCGCCAGCCATGTCGGCTTTATTTTCTTTGCCAAAAGCCCGCGCTATGTCGAGCCGGCGGAAGCCGGCCGCTTGCGCGAAGCGGCGACCGGCAAGGCCAAGGCGGTTGCCGTGACGGTCGACGCCGGCGATGCGTTTCTGGACGAAATCGTCGAAAAAATGCGCCCGGACATGCTGCAGCTGCATGGCTCGGAAACGCCCGAGCGGGTGGCGCAGCTCAAGGCCCGCTATGGCCTGCCGGTGATGAAGGCGCTGCCGGTCAGCGAGGCTGCCGACCTGGAGCGGATAAGACCCTTCGTCGGCATTGCCGACCGCTTCCTGTTCGACGCCAAGCCGCCGAAAGGTTCGGAACTGCCGGGCGGCAACGGCATTGCCTTCGACTGGCGCGTTCTGGCCGGCCTTGACGCAGGCGTCGATTACATGCTTTCCGGTGGGCTCAACGCCGCCAATATCGGCGATGCCCTTCGGCTTGCCAACCCGCCCGGATTAGACATTTCCTCAGGTGTGGAAAGCGCGCCGGGCGTCAAGGATCCGGCGCTGATCGAACAGTTTTTCCGGGCCGTCAGGGCAGCGCGTGACAACCGCGCCGCCTGA
- the rpmI gene encoding 50S ribosomal protein L35 produces MPKMKTKSAAKKRFKITGTGKVLSAAAGKRHGMIKRSNKFIRNARGTMVLAEPDGKKVIKNFLPNGL; encoded by the coding sequence ATGCCCAAGATGAAGACCAAGTCAGCCGCTAAGAAGCGGTTCAAGATCACAGGTACGGGTAAAGTCCTGTCGGCTGCGGCCGGCAAGCGTCACGGCATGATCAAGCGTTCCAACAAGTTCATTCGAAATGCCCGCGGCACGATGGTTCTGGCTGAACCGGATGGCAAGAAGGTCATCAAGAATTTTCTGCCGAACGGCC
- the trpA gene encoding tryptophan synthase subunit alpha, producing the protein MTTRIDRRMAKLKAEGRPALVTYFMSGDPDYDTALSIMKALPKAGADIIEMGMPFSDPMADGPAIQAAGLRALKGGQTLVKTLKMASEFRAADQETPIVLMGYYNPIYIHGVDRFLRDALASGIDGLIVVDLPPEMDEELCIPALKAGINFIRLATPTTDDKRLPKVLQNTSGFVYYVSMTGITGSALADTGKVAAAVTRIKGHTDLPVCVGFGVKTAEQARIIGASADGVVVGTAIVNAVANVLGPKGEKTADPAEAVATLVSGLSQGVRAARLAAAE; encoded by the coding sequence ATGACCACCCGCATCGACCGCCGCATGGCCAAGCTGAAGGCCGAAGGCCGCCCGGCACTGGTCACCTATTTCATGAGCGGCGACCCGGACTACGACACCGCTTTGTCGATCATGAAGGCGCTGCCCAAGGCAGGCGCCGACATCATCGAAATGGGCATGCCGTTTTCCGATCCGATGGCCGACGGCCCGGCGATCCAGGCGGCCGGCCTGCGCGCGCTGAAAGGCGGCCAGACGCTGGTCAAGACGCTGAAGATGGCGTCGGAATTCCGCGCCGCCGACCAGGAAACGCCGATCGTGCTGATGGGCTACTACAATCCGATCTACATCCACGGCGTCGACCGCTTCCTCAGGGATGCACTGGCCAGCGGCATAGACGGTCTGATCGTCGTCGACCTGCCGCCGGAAATGGATGAGGAGCTTTGCATTCCGGCGCTGAAGGCCGGCATCAATTTCATCCGGCTGGCGACGCCGACCACCGACGACAAGCGCCTGCCCAAGGTGCTGCAGAACACCTCCGGCTTCGTCTATTACGTGTCGATGACCGGCATCACCGGCTCGGCGCTTGCCGACACCGGCAAGGTGGCGGCGGCGGTCACGCGCATCAAGGGCCATACCGACCTGCCGGTCTGCGTCGGCTTCGGCGTCAAGACCGCCGAGCAGGCACGCATCATCGGGGCGTCGGCCGACGGCGTCGTCGTCGGCACCGCGATCGTCAATGCGGTCGCCAATGTTCTGGGGCCGAAGGGCGAAAAGACCGCCGACCCGGCCGAGGCGGTCGCCACGCTGGTCAGCGGGCTTTCGCAAGGCGTGCGCGCAGCCCGCCTTGCTGCCGCCGAATAG
- a CDS encoding alpha/beta hydrolase — MTAPVFLDVDGTSIAVRRATGAAPGIVWLGGYKSDMLGTKAEKLAEWASGQGRAFLRHDYSGHGESGGAFADGTVSKWLLQSLAVFHHFTLGRQILVGSSMGAWIALRMVQELSKAGENRIAGLVLLAPAPDFTAELVEPALTKAQKRDLARKGFFEEPSDYSAEPYIYTRALIEDGRNNLTMNGPIDTHCPVHILQGLADADVPSSHALKLVGLLPADDVTLSLIPDGDHRLSRPQDLDMLVRAVDAMVRQAG, encoded by the coding sequence ATGACCGCACCGGTTTTTCTCGACGTCGACGGAACCAGCATTGCTGTCAGGCGCGCTACGGGTGCCGCGCCAGGCATTGTCTGGCTCGGCGGCTACAAGTCGGACATGCTGGGCACCAAAGCCGAGAAGCTGGCGGAATGGGCGAGCGGACAAGGCCGGGCATTCCTGCGCCACGACTATTCCGGTCATGGCGAATCCGGCGGCGCCTTTGCCGATGGCACCGTCTCGAAATGGCTTTTGCAAAGCCTCGCCGTCTTCCACCATTTCACCCTAGGCAGGCAGATCCTGGTCGGCTCCTCGATGGGCGCATGGATCGCGCTGCGCATGGTCCAAGAATTGAGCAAGGCAGGCGAGAACCGCATCGCCGGCCTGGTACTTCTGGCGCCGGCGCCGGATTTCACCGCCGAACTGGTCGAGCCGGCGCTGACCAAAGCGCAGAAGCGCGATCTTGCCAGAAAGGGTTTTTTCGAGGAGCCGTCGGACTATTCGGCCGAGCCTTACATCTACACCCGAGCGCTGATCGAGGACGGCCGCAACAACCTGACAATGAACGGGCCGATCGACACCCACTGCCCCGTCCATATATTGCAAGGGCTGGCCGATGCCGACGTGCCGTCGAGCCATGCGCTGAAACTGGTCGGCCTGCTGCCGGCCGACGACGTCACGCTGTCGCTGATCCCCGACGGCGACCACCGCCTGTCGCGGCCGCAAGATCTCGACATGCTGGTGCGGGCGGTCGACGCTATGGTCCGGCAGGCGGGGTAG
- the infC gene encoding translation initiation factor IF-3, with the protein MRRPFKATAPTKEGPRSNRDIRVPRVQLIDAEGHNHGDVSINDALLLAEEAGLDLVEISPNAVPPVVKILDLGKLKYANQKKAAEARKNQKVIEIKEIKMRPNIDSHDYETKMKAVRRFFEEGDKVKLTLRFRGREMAHMELGMQLLNKVREEVAPIAKVEAEPKLEGRQMMMVLAPR; encoded by the coding sequence ATTCGCAGACCTTTCAAAGCAACGGCGCCCACCAAGGAGGGCCCGCGCTCCAACCGTGACATCCGGGTTCCCCGGGTCCAACTTATCGACGCCGAAGGCCACAACCATGGCGATGTCTCCATCAACGACGCATTGCTGCTCGCCGAAGAGGCTGGGCTCGATCTGGTCGAGATATCGCCCAACGCAGTGCCGCCCGTCGTAAAAATTCTCGATCTCGGCAAGCTGAAATACGCCAACCAGAAGAAGGCGGCCGAGGCGCGCAAGAACCAGAAGGTCATCGAGATCAAAGAGATCAAGATGCGCCCGAACATCGACAGCCATGATTACGAGACCAAGATGAAAGCGGTCCGGCGGTTTTTCGAGGAAGGTGACAAGGTCAAGCTGACATTGCGCTTTCGCGGCCGCGAGATGGCCCATATGGAACTCGGCATGCAGCTTCTGAACAAAGTTCGCGAGGAAGTGGCGCCGATCGCCAAGGTCGAAGCCGAACCAAAGCTCGAAGGCCGCCAGATGATGATGGTGCTGGCGCCCCGCTAA
- a CDS encoding methyltransferase family protein gives MLNEVKSARAEQAQARRALGRYQHARRIVLAALVVVMFAALLFGQSAFPPESVPHETIEMVGVLLIFLGIVGRLWSTLYIGGRKSSEVVTGGPYSITRNPLYVFSSIAAAGVGAQMGSITAAIGFAVICAAAFHVVILREETFLKEAFGTPFQAYMARVPRFFPKLSLYQEGDTGSFKPRLLRTTLLDGLVFLVALPFFESIDGAQQSGILPVLFRFP, from the coding sequence ATGCTCAATGAAGTCAAATCGGCGCGGGCCGAACAAGCGCAGGCCAGGCGTGCGCTGGGCAGATATCAGCACGCGCGCAGGATAGTGCTTGCCGCCCTCGTCGTCGTCATGTTCGCAGCGCTGCTGTTTGGCCAGTCTGCTTTTCCTCCCGAAAGCGTGCCGCACGAAACGATCGAAATGGTCGGCGTCCTGCTGATCTTTCTCGGCATTGTCGGGCGCTTGTGGTCGACGCTCTATATCGGCGGACGCAAATCCTCCGAGGTGGTTACCGGCGGACCCTATTCGATCACCCGCAATCCGCTCTATGTCTTCTCCTCGATAGCTGCCGCCGGCGTCGGCGCGCAGATGGGCTCGATCACTGCGGCGATCGGCTTCGCGGTGATTTGCGCCGCCGCCTTTCATGTCGTCATCCTGCGCGAAGAGACGTTCCTGAAGGAGGCCTTCGGAACTCCATTCCAGGCCTATATGGCGCGGGTGCCGCGCTTCTTCCCGAAGCTTTCGCTGTATCAGGAAGGCGACACCGGCAGCTTCAAGCCGCGCCTGCTGCGGACGACGCTGCTGGACGGACTGGTGTTCCTCGTTGCCTTGCCGTTTTTCGAATCGATCGACGGCGCCCAGCAATCGGGCATACTGCCGGTGCTGTTCCGTTTCCCATAG
- a CDS encoding methyltransferase family protein: MAAAARSPIEKSFDEMGRYQRRRRVLLALLIGAFCALLIFGGSTHDELGHERIEGQYGIALILIGIGGRLWSILYIGGRKSAEVVATGPYSVMRNPLYFFSTVAAAGIGAQTGSVIVSVASAVLCAAAFYIVTLREERHLTTVLGAPYKDYIARVPRFFPNPRLYRDQAEVTFTPRIFNHTLRDGLMFVASIPFFELIESGQESGVIPVLFWLY, from the coding sequence ATGGCCGCTGCGGCACGTTCTCCGATTGAAAAATCGTTCGACGAAATGGGCCGCTATCAGCGGCGCCGGCGCGTCCTGCTGGCGCTGCTGATCGGTGCTTTTTGCGCTTTGCTGATCTTCGGCGGCTCCACGCACGATGAACTAGGCCACGAACGCATAGAGGGGCAGTACGGGATCGCCCTGATACTGATCGGGATCGGCGGCCGGCTCTGGTCGATCCTCTATATCGGCGGCCGCAAGTCGGCCGAAGTGGTTGCTACCGGCCCATATTCGGTGATGCGCAACCCGCTGTATTTTTTCTCCACCGTAGCGGCCGCCGGCATCGGCGCCCAGACCGGCAGCGTGATCGTCTCGGTGGCGTCGGCGGTTTTGTGCGCGGCCGCGTTCTACATCGTCACGCTGCGCGAGGAACGGCATTTGACGACCGTGCTCGGGGCGCCGTACAAGGACTACATCGCACGCGTGCCGCGGTTTTTTCCCAATCCCCGGCTTTATCGCGATCAGGCCGAAGTCACCTTCACACCGCGCATCTTCAATCATACGCTGCGCGACGGCTTGATGTTCGTGGCTTCCATACCGTTTTTCGAACTCATCGAGTCCGGACAGGAAAGCGGGGTAATTCCCGTTCTCTTCTGGCTGTATTGA
- the accD gene encoding acetyl-CoA carboxylase, carboxyltransferase subunit beta, translating to MNWITNYVRPKINSMLGRRTDMPENLWIKDPETGEMVFHKDLEQNQFVIPSSGHHMKISAKERLRFFFDDGKYEMLENPKVVQDPLKFRDEKRYTDRLKEAKAKTGLEDAIINALGTVEGLPVVVTVQDFAFMGGSLGMAAGDAIVRGFEVAVQRKRPLILFAASGGARMQEGILSLMQLPRTTIGVDRLKEAGLPYIVVLTNPTTGGVTASYAMLGDVHIAEPGALIGFAGPRVIEQTIREKLPDGFQRAEYLMEHGMVDMVVSRLEMRQTIARLLKMLLKLPEEEKALEPEILPPVALPAEARPQA from the coding sequence ATGAACTGGATCACCAACTACGTTCGCCCGAAGATCAATTCGATGCTCGGCCGGCGCACCGACATGCCTGAGAACCTCTGGATCAAGGATCCGGAGACCGGCGAGATGGTCTTCCACAAGGACCTGGAGCAGAACCAGTTCGTCATCCCGTCCTCCGGCCATCACATGAAGATCTCGGCCAAGGAGCGGCTGAGATTCTTCTTCGACGACGGCAAGTACGAGATGCTCGAAAACCCCAAGGTGGTGCAGGATCCGCTGAAATTCCGCGACGAGAAGCGCTACACCGACCGGCTGAAGGAGGCCAAGGCCAAGACCGGGCTGGAGGACGCGATCATCAATGCGCTGGGGACCGTCGAAGGCCTGCCGGTGGTGGTGACTGTGCAGGACTTCGCCTTCATGGGCGGCTCGCTCGGCATGGCCGCCGGCGACGCCATCGTTCGTGGCTTCGAGGTCGCAGTGCAACGCAAGCGGCCTCTGATCCTGTTCGCGGCCTCCGGCGGCGCCCGCATGCAGGAAGGCATCCTGTCGCTCATGCAATTGCCGAGAACCACGATCGGCGTCGATCGGCTGAAGGAAGCCGGCCTTCCCTATATTGTCGTCTTGACCAACCCGACCACCGGCGGCGTCACCGCCTCCTACGCCATGCTGGGCGACGTGCACATCGCCGAGCCCGGCGCGTTGATCGGCTTTGCCGGGCCGCGCGTCATCGAGCAGACCATCAGGGAAAAACTGCCCGACGGCTTCCAGCGCGCCGAGTATCTGATGGAGCACGGCATGGTCGACATGGTGGTGTCTCGGCTGGAGATGCGCCAGACGATCGCGCGGCTCCTGAAGATGCTGCTCAAGCTGCCGGAAGAAGAAAAGGCGCTGGAACCGGAAATCCTGCCGCCGGTGGCGCTCCCGGCGGAAGCACGCCCGCAAGCCTGA
- a CDS encoding 1-aminocyclopropane-1-carboxylate deaminase, whose amino-acid sequence MLEKFERYPLTFGPTHIEKLERLGAHLGGKVDLYAKREDCNSGLAFGGNKLRKLEYIIPDAIASNADTLVSIGGVQSNHTRMVAAVAAKIGMKCRLVQESWVPHEDAVYDRVGNILLSRIMGADVQMVDEGFDIGIRESWEQAIADVKAKGGKPYPIPAGASVHKYGGLGYVGFAEEVRAQEKELGFAFDYIVVCTVTGSTHAGMLVGFAKDGRERNVIGIDASCTPAQTKAQVLNIAQNTATLVELGKELNEGDVVLIEDYAYPVYGVPSQETKEAIRLCARLEGMITDPVYEGKSMQGTIDLVKKGYFPKGSKVLYAHLGGAPALNGYAYTFRNG is encoded by the coding sequence ATGCTCGAGAAATTCGAACGCTATCCGCTTACCTTCGGGCCGACCCATATCGAGAAACTGGAGCGGCTCGGCGCTCACCTCGGCGGAAAAGTCGATCTCTACGCCAAGCGAGAGGATTGCAATTCCGGCCTCGCCTTCGGCGGCAACAAACTGCGCAAGCTCGAATACATCATCCCGGACGCGATCGCCTCAAACGCCGACACGCTGGTCTCGATCGGCGGCGTTCAATCCAACCATACGCGCATGGTGGCGGCCGTCGCGGCGAAGATCGGCATGAAATGCCGCCTCGTGCAGGAAAGCTGGGTACCCCATGAGGACGCCGTCTACGATCGCGTCGGCAACATCCTTTTGAGCCGGATCATGGGCGCGGATGTCCAGATGGTCGATGAGGGCTTCGATATCGGAATTAGGGAAAGCTGGGAACAGGCGATCGCGGATGTGAAGGCCAAGGGTGGCAAGCCCTATCCGATTCCGGCTGGGGCTTCGGTGCATAAATATGGCGGCCTGGGTTATGTCGGCTTCGCCGAGGAGGTCCGCGCGCAGGAGAAGGAACTCGGCTTTGCCTTCGACTACATCGTCGTTTGTACCGTCACCGGTTCAACTCATGCTGGCATGCTGGTCGGCTTCGCCAAGGACGGCCGCGAACGCAACGTGATCGGCATCGACGCATCCTGCACCCCGGCGCAGACCAAGGCGCAAGTACTCAACATCGCGCAGAACACCGCGACGCTGGTCGAACTCGGCAAGGAACTCAATGAGGGCGATGTCGTCCTGATCGAGGATTACGCCTACCCGGTCTACGGCGTCCCCTCTCAGGAGACGAAGGAAGCAATCCGTCTCTGCGCGCGCCTCGAAGGCATGATCACGGATCCGGTCTACGAGGGAAAATCCATGCAGGGCACGATCGATCTCGTGAAGAAGGGTTATTTTCCCAAGGGATCCAAGGTGCTCTACGCTCATCTCGGCGGTGCTCCAGCCCTCAACGGATATGCCTACACATTCCGCAACGGCTGA
- a CDS encoding Lrp/AsnC family transcriptional regulator produces the protein MRAPLDRIDLKMLRLLQGNGRLTNAELAQSVAVSPATCHRRTQRLFDEGYISHVRAVVTPRKVDRGALVMVGVVLDRSTPESFADFEKAVAKLKFILDCHLVAGDFDYFLKIRVGDMADFNRIHGDQLIALPGVRQTRTFFVMKEVVDNAPLDF, from the coding sequence ATGCGAGCACCGCTCGACCGGATCGACCTGAAAATGTTGCGCCTGCTCCAGGGCAATGGACGACTGACCAATGCAGAACTGGCGCAGTCGGTCGCTGTCAGCCCAGCAACGTGCCACCGCCGCACGCAGCGCTTGTTCGATGAAGGCTACATCAGCCATGTCAGGGCGGTGGTGACACCGCGGAAGGTCGACAGAGGCGCGCTGGTGATGGTTGGCGTCGTCCTCGACCGCTCGACCCCGGAGAGTTTCGCGGATTTCGAGAAGGCCGTCGCGAAATTGAAATTCATCCTCGACTGCCATCTGGTGGCGGGCGACTTCGACTATTTTCTGAAGATCAGGGTCGGGGACATGGCGGATTTCAACCGAATCCACGGAGACCAGTTGATCGCACTGCCCGGCGTTCGCCAGACGAGAACCTTCTTCGTGATGAAAGAGGTCGTCGACAACGCACCCCTGGATTTTTGA
- a CDS encoding DUF2852 domain-containing protein has protein sequence MNTSALIRPAWTPATIALMVIGFMVFWPLGLAMLAYIIWGDRLDGFKRDVNRATDGIFAGCRRGSDRAARWGHGSARTGNVAFDDWREKELERLNEERRKLDEMLSEFDEYARELRRAKDQEEFDRFMANRNKSTSPTTGGSTGSTATGKRGGKSTPGLLDE, from the coding sequence ATGAACACATCTGCATTGATCCGTCCGGCCTGGACGCCGGCGACCATCGCACTGATGGTGATCGGCTTCATGGTGTTCTGGCCGCTCGGCCTCGCCATGCTCGCCTACATCATCTGGGGCGACCGGCTTGACGGCTTCAAGCGCGACGTCAACCGCGCGACCGACGGCATCTTCGCCGGCTGCCGCCGCGGTTCCGACAGAGCGGCGCGCTGGGGCCACGGCTCCGCCCGCACCGGCAACGTTGCTTTCGACGACTGGCGCGAAAAGGAACTCGAGCGGCTCAATGAAGAGCGCCGCAAGCTCGACGAGATGCTGAGCGAGTTCGACGAATATGCCAGGGAATTGCGTCGCGCCAAGGACCAGGAAGAGTTCGACCGCTTCATGGCGAACCGCAACAAGTCGACGTCTCCTACAACCGGCGGATCGACCGGCTCGACGGCGACCGGCAAACGCGGTGGCAAATCCACGCCAGGCCTGCTGGACGAGTAA